From a region of the Oryzias melastigma strain HK-1 linkage group LG4, ASM292280v2, whole genome shotgun sequence genome:
- the LOC112150716 gene encoding 5-hydroxytryptamine receptor 3A-like, with amino-acid sequence METNGEWELSNITTVISSLETLETENYSEIKFFIILRRRPTLYVVNLLIPSCFLITVDLFSFLLPPQSVDRSSFKMTLILGYTVFLLIMNDLLPTTGETTPLINVFFSISLALMVASLLETVFITNIQFSSSQYSAVPHWLSVLVLRYLAVVACIPPKKKSNRTTVLFNRNSEGVLLSSSATVTNLKNIA; translated from the exons ATGGAAACCAACGGGGAGTGGGAGCTCTCAAATATCACAACCGTCATTTCCTCTCTGGAAACGTTGGAAACGGAAAACTACTCCGAGATCAAATTTTTC ATAATTCTCAGACGCAGACCCACCCTGTACGTGGTGAACCTCCTGATCCCCAGCTGCTTCCTCATCACCGTGGACCTCTTCAGCTTCCTGCTGCCCCCGCAGAGTGTGGACAGATCCTCCTTCAAGATGACCCTGATCTTGGGCTACACTGTCTTCCTGCTCATCATGAATGACCTGCTGCCCACCACTGGAGAGACCACACCTCTCATTA ACGTGTTCTTCTCCATCAGTCTGGCTCTGATGGTGGCCAGCCTGTTGGAGACCGTGTTCATCACCAACATCCAGTTCAGCTCCAGTCAGTACAGCGCCGTGCCTCACTGGCTCAGTGTTCTCGTGCTACGCTATCTGGCTGTTGTAGCCTGTATCCCTCCAAAGAAGAAGAGCAACCGAACCACCGTGCTTTTCAACCGCAACTCTGAAGGTGTCCTCCTCAGTTCCTCTGCTACAGtaacaaatctaaaaaacataGCATAA
- the LOC112150718 gene encoding 5-hydroxytryptamine receptor 3A: MDTNTPTDIYMYFTLYGILGVDEKAQLLVTYIWLHYWWVNEFISWDPVQCGADKITLPKEKFWLPDIVINEFMEENKAPTVPYVCLYSDGTIHDSLPVKIVSSCNLNIYTFPFDIQNCSLTFNSYIYYAMDIKIFSGRSAELITELSKNVMTTKGEWELLDIAVLKKYVNDTYDLYTDKIQYDITVRRRSTMYVVNLLLPSCFLITVDLFSFLLPPQSTDRSSFKMTLILGYTVFLLLMNDLLPVTGNSIPLINVFFTLCLALMVASLLETILITNLLCCTADLPPVPRWLKVLVLKILGFIVCMPRKKKRKSGMCPIH; this comes from the exons ATGGACACCAACACTCCCACCGACATCTACATGTACTTCACTTTGTATGGGATCCTTGGAGTG GATGAAAAGGCACAGCTCCTTGTAACCTACATTTGGTTGCACTAT TGGTGGGTGAACGAGTTCATCAGCTGGGACCCCGTCCAGTGCGGCGCGGACAAGATAACACTTCCAAAGGAAAAATTCTGGCTTCCAGATATAGTAATCAATGAGTT TatggaggaaaacaaagcaCCGACGGTCCCGTACGTTTGCTTGTACAGTGATGGGACCATTCATGATTCTCTGCCTGTCAAAATTGTGAGCTCCTGTAATCTCAACATTTACACATTCCCGTTCGACATACAAAACTGCAGCCTCACTTTCAACTCTTACATTTACTACG CTATGGACATAAAGATTTTCAGTGGGAGATCAGCTGAACTAATCACAGAACTCTCAAAAAATGTGATGACCACCAAGGGTGAATGGGAACTGCTGGACATAGCGGTCCTCAAAAAATACGTCAATGACACGTATGACCTTTACACAGACAAAATTCAATATGAT ATCACGGTCCGGCGCCGGTCCACCATGTACGTGGTGAACCTCCTGCTCCCCAGCTGCTTCCTGATCACAGTGGACCTCTTCAGTTTCCTGCTGCCTCCACAGAGCACGGACAGATCCTCCTTCAAGATGACCCTCATTCTGGGCTACACCGTCTTCCTGCTCCTCATGAATGACCTGCTGCCCGTCACAGGAAACAGCATTCCTCTCATAA ACGTGTTCTTCACTCTGTGTCTGGCTCTGATGGTGGCCAGTCTGCTGGAAACCATCCTCATCACCAACCTGCTGTGCTGCACAGCTGACCTCCCTCCTGTCCCTCGCTGGCTCAAAGTGCTTGTCCTGAAGATCCTGGGCTTTATTGTGTGCATGCcacgaaagaaaaaaagaaaatcaggcATGTGTCCGATACATTAA
- the LOC112150717 gene encoding 5-hydroxytryptamine receptor 3A encodes MTGTVVPKNDPADRAVEDKALQELQSIGEVLQTIRSQVEQQKESKSSQDWLQVAFVIDRLLFGIYIFSLSVSFITIIIIWFLGGAVTVDTAKLVCKEGNSGPTYESLQAVFDLQPFRPAENLTNPTITNISFTLYAVLGVYWHNEFLVWDPEECDGVTKISLPVKELWSPDIIVYEFDSSYLSDSIPSSVDDDVSQACPYVYVNHTGHIRWDRMLRLVSACNLEIFSFPFDVQNCTFTFGSYMHTIRDVRVSPALTFKEMSANSKRYLEASGEWELMDILGETSILQFGIDEWDIITFWSATVFLSFPHQVVIRRRPVLYVVNLLIPSSFLMLIDILSFYLPPHSVDRASFKMTLILGYTVFLLIMNDLLPSTANGTPLIGIYFSVCLALMVISLLETVIITNVLHHSSMKYQEIPKWVKVIILKHIANMICYRWPKDVLPPHKRPEVKPESSNGSSGPWVIQPANQAHDRHVTSNGGERMFFFTTNKLDSSHSPASLPELQQICQYLKDLRSHLTSLKKESELQEQWCHVGYVLDFLLFRIYLLLISCYALVIITMWCIWISQS; translated from the exons ATGACTGGCACAGTGGTACCAAAGAATGATCCAGCAGACAGAGCCGTGGAAGACAAGGCCCTGCAGGAGCTTCAGAGCATCGGCGAGGTCCTGCAGACCATTCGCTCTCAGGTGGAGCAACAGAAAGAGAGCAAGAGCTCCCAAGACTGGCTCCAGGTGGCATTCGTCATAGACCGTCTGCTGTTTGGCATCTACATCTTTTCTTTATCAGTCAgcttcatcaccatcatcatcatctgg tttttgggtggagCAGTGACTGTTGACACCGCCAAACTGGTTTGTAAAGAAGGCAACAGTGGACCAACTTATGAGTCCCTGCAGGCTGTTTTTGACCTTCAACCCTTCAGACCAGCAGAAAACTTAACCAACCCCACCATCACCAACATCTCCTTCACGCTGTACGCCGTCCTGGGTGTG TACTGGCACAATGAGTTCCTGGTTTGGGATCCTGAGGAGTGTGACGGTGTCACCAAGATTTCTCTCCCCGTGAAGGAACTGTGGTCTCCGGATATCATCGTTTATGAGTt TGATTCTTCTTACCTGTCTGATTCCATCCCCTCCAGTGTGGATGACGATGTTTCCCAGGCGTGTCCTTACGTCTACGTGAACCACACGGGTCACATCCGCTGGGACAGGATGCTGCGCCTCGTCTCGGCCTGCAACCTGGAAATCTTCAGTTTTCCCTTTGATGTGCAGAACTGCACTTTTACGTTTGGCTCTTACATGCATACTA TACGTGATGTGAGGGTCAGCCCGGCCTTGACCTTTAAGGAGATGTCTGCAAACTCCAAGCGTTACCTGGAGGCCAGTGGAGAGTGGGAGCTGATGGATATTCTTGGAGAGACTTCCATTCTGCAGTTTGGGATAGACGAGTGGGACATCATCACTTTCTGG TCTGCAACAGTTTTCCTCTCTTTTCCTCACCAGGTGGTCATAAGGCGGCGCCCAGTGCTCTACGTGGTCAACCTGCTGATCCCGAGCTCCTTCCTGATGCTCATCGACATCCTGTCCTTCTACCTGCCCCCCCACAGCGTCGACCGTGCCTCCTTCAAAATGACCCTCATCCTGGGTTACACCGTGTTTTTGCTCATCATGAACGACCTGCTTCCAAGCACAGCAAACGGCACCCCCCTCATAG GTATCTACTTCTCAGTCTGCCTGGCTCTCATGGTCATCAGTCTGCTGGAGACGGTCATCATCACCAACGTGCTCCACCACAGCTCCATGAAGTACCAAGAGATTCCAAAATGGGTCAAAGTGATCATCCTCAAACACATAGCTAACATGATCTGCTACCGATGGCCTAAAGATGTGCTGCCGCCGCATAAACGCCCGGAGGTTAAACCTGAAAGCTCCAACGGCAGCTCAGGTCCGTGGGTCATCCAACCGGCCAATCAGGCTCATGACAGGCATGTGACCAGCAACGGAGGTGAgcgcatgtttttttttacaactaatAAACTTGATTCATCTCACA GTCCGGCCTCTCTGCCCGAGCTGCAGCAGATCTGTCAGTACCTGAAGGACCTGCGCTCCCACCTCACCTCCCTGAAGAAGGAGAGTGAGCTGCAGGAGCAGTGGTGTCACGTGGGATACGTTCTGGACTTTCTGCTCTTTCGGAtctacctgctgcttatttcTTGCTATGCTTTGGTCATCATCACCATGTGGTGCATCTGGATCAGCCAGTCTTAA